A window of Planctomycetota bacterium contains these coding sequences:
- the pflA gene encoding pyruvate formate-lyase-activating protein produces the protein MPCPVPLLQERPSRSSTRLPIFDAVAGDDDRQRRQAGEVGFVHSTENASAVDGPGLRFVVWTTGCLMRCQYCHNPDTWRRGGGTQRSVDSVLGDVEKFAPFLKSAGGGMTVSGGEPLVQAAFARKLLRGGKALGLHTALDTNGYLGDRLSDDDLDDIDLFLLDLKSFLPELHKQVTGIDVEPILQFARRLSDSGRPMWLRLVLVPGLTDGEDNLRGWGEFAESLSNVERVEVLPFHQMGRHKWQELGVAYPLETTPPCPPERADEVRRFFRELGLPVV, from the coding sequence ATGCCCTGCCCGGTTCCACTGCTCCAGGAACGCCCGTCGCGATCGTCGACACGGCTGCCGATCTTCGACGCGGTCGCCGGGGACGACGATCGACAGAGGCGGCAGGCCGGCGAAGTTGGTTTTGTCCACTCGACGGAGAACGCATCGGCCGTCGACGGACCAGGTCTGCGGTTCGTCGTCTGGACAACCGGTTGCCTGATGCGGTGCCAGTACTGCCACAACCCCGACACGTGGCGTCGCGGCGGCGGGACGCAGCGGAGCGTCGACAGCGTCCTTGGTGACGTGGAGAAGTTTGCCCCGTTCCTGAAGTCGGCCGGGGGCGGGATGACCGTCAGCGGCGGCGAACCGCTCGTTCAGGCGGCTTTCGCAAGGAAGCTGCTCCGCGGCGGGAAGGCGCTCGGCCTGCACACGGCGCTCGACACCAACGGCTACCTCGGCGATCGCCTGAGCGACGACGACCTCGACGACATCGACCTGTTCTTGCTGGACCTCAAGAGCTTCCTGCCCGAGCTGCACAAGCAAGTCACCGGCATCGATGTCGAGCCGATCTTGCAGTTCGCCCGTCGACTTAGCGACAGCGGTCGCCCGATGTGGTTGCGGCTGGTCCTCGTGCCAGGTCTCACGGACGGCGAAGACAACCTCCGTGGTTGGGGCGAATTTGCCGAGTCGCTCTCGAACGTCGAGCGAGTCGAAGTGCTGCCGTTCCACCAGATGGGTCGGCACAAGTGGCAGGAGCTGGGTGTGGCCTACCCACTCGAAACGACGCCGCCCTGCCCACCCGAGCGGGCGGACGAGGTACGGCGTTTCTTCCGAGAACTCGGCCTGCCGGTTGTTTAG
- a CDS encoding Trm112 family protein: MPEGQNVDEFETLLEVLRCPVTLSPLRREGDVLVAEVGGLRYPIRDGIPQMIADEAELPDGVASLDELREQLRSQGVTAR, translated from the coding sequence GTGCCTGAGGGACAAAACGTCGACGAGTTCGAGACGCTGCTCGAGGTGCTGCGTTGCCCGGTGACGCTCAGCCCGTTACGCCGCGAGGGCGACGTCCTCGTCGCAGAAGTCGGCGGGCTTCGCTATCCGATTCGCGACGGCATCCCACAGATGATTGCGGACGAGGCAGAGCTTCCAGACGGTGTCGCATCGCTCGATGAACTCCGCGAGCAGCTGCGGTCGCAAGGTGTCACCGCTCGATGA
- a CDS encoding NifU family protein, whose amino-acid sequence MPSLPQVRIKSKRRTDPQAVPVATFGPRELEVEAALERLRPAVREDGGDIELVRIDDDTVTIRFLGACVGCPSSEMTLRDGVERHLIAAVDGIKHVVAVEE is encoded by the coding sequence GTGCCCTCGCTGCCCCAGGTTCGCATCAAGAGCAAGCGGCGCACGGACCCGCAGGCCGTGCCCGTGGCCACGTTCGGCCCGCGCGAACTCGAGGTCGAGGCCGCACTCGAACGCCTTCGCCCGGCCGTCCGCGAAGATGGTGGCGACATCGAACTCGTTCGCATCGACGACGACACGGTCACCATCCGCTTCCTCGGTGCCTGCGTCGGCTGCCCGAGCAGCGAGATGACACTCCGCGATGGCGTCGAGCGGCACCTCATCGCCGCCGTCGACGGCATCAAGCACGTCGTGGCCGTGGAGGAGTGA
- the pflB gene encoding formate C-acetyltransferase: protein MDNKRTKVQPAFMNDEHRAAWRDFQGGAWLDEIDVRGFVQANFTPYAGSDTFLEGPTPRTTDLWNRLGELFKEERQRGVLDVSQIPSSITAHEPGYIDKDNELIVGLQTDAPLKRAIFPNGGWRMVEGGLKAFGFEPDPKLREIFTKYRKTHNDGVFDVYTPEIRKARSSHIVTGLPDAYGRGRIIGDYRRVALYGVNRLIEVKEQEKAELDRQHSTESVIRDREEVAEQIKALGELKQMAANYGFDIGKAATTAKEAVQWLYFAYLAAVKEQNGAAMSLGRTSTFLDVYFERDLREGALTEAEAQEIVDDFVMKLRIVRFLRTPEYDALFSGDPTWVTEALGGVAADGRPLVTKTSFRYLHTLYNLGPAPEPNMTVFWSKDLPDGFKKFCAKVSVDTSSVQYENDDLLRESRGDDAAIACCVSGMAVGKEMQLFGARVNLAKCLLYAINGGRDELTGKQVMPAFAPIEGDVLDEKAVLERFDKAMDWLAGVYVNAMNCIHYMHDKYAYERVEMALHDYNPKRTMAFGIAGLSVVADSLSAIKHATVKAKRDATGLVTDYEIEGDFPTYGNNDDRADDIAAWLMGQFMSKLRKHPTYRDATHTQSVLTITSNVVYGKATGSTPDGRKAGEPFAPGANPMHGRDAEGYIASALSVAKLPYAEAQDGISLTNTVLPSALGSNKDDQVANLAGCLDGYFGSGGFHMNVNVLDRETLLDAMANPENYPQLTVRVSGYAVNFVKLTPEQQQDVVDRTFHEKL, encoded by the coding sequence ATGGACAACAAACGCACCAAGGTTCAGCCGGCTTTCATGAACGACGAACACCGCGCCGCCTGGCGCGACTTCCAGGGCGGAGCCTGGCTCGACGAGATCGACGTCCGCGGCTTCGTCCAAGCCAACTTCACGCCCTACGCCGGCAGCGACACCTTCCTCGAAGGGCCCACACCGCGGACGACCGACCTGTGGAACCGGCTCGGTGAGCTCTTCAAGGAAGAACGCCAGCGCGGCGTCCTCGACGTCAGCCAGATCCCGTCGAGCATCACCGCCCACGAGCCGGGCTACATCGACAAGGACAACGAACTCATCGTTGGCCTGCAGACCGACGCACCGCTCAAACGAGCCATCTTCCCCAATGGTGGTTGGCGCATGGTCGAGGGCGGGTTGAAGGCCTTCGGCTTCGAGCCCGATCCGAAGCTCCGCGAGATCTTCACCAAGTACCGCAAGACGCACAACGACGGCGTCTTCGACGTCTACACGCCCGAGATCCGCAAGGCACGCAGCAGCCACATCGTGACGGGCCTGCCCGACGCCTACGGCCGCGGTCGCATCATCGGCGACTATCGCCGCGTCGCGCTCTACGGGGTGAATCGACTGATCGAGGTCAAGGAGCAAGAGAAGGCCGAGCTCGACAGGCAGCACAGCACCGAGTCGGTCATTCGCGATCGCGAAGAGGTGGCCGAGCAGATCAAGGCGCTCGGCGAACTCAAGCAGATGGCCGCCAACTACGGCTTCGACATCGGCAAGGCCGCGACCACCGCAAAGGAGGCCGTGCAGTGGCTCTACTTCGCCTACCTCGCGGCGGTGAAAGAGCAGAACGGCGCGGCGATGAGCCTCGGCCGGACGAGCACGTTCCTCGACGTCTACTTCGAGCGCGACCTGCGCGAAGGCGCGCTGACGGAAGCCGAGGCGCAAGAGATCGTCGACGACTTCGTGATGAAGCTCCGGATCGTGCGGTTCCTCCGAACGCCGGAGTACGACGCCCTGTTCAGTGGCGACCCGACCTGGGTCACGGAGGCGCTCGGCGGCGTCGCCGCTGACGGGCGACCCCTCGTCACCAAGACCAGCTTCCGCTACCTGCACACGCTCTACAACCTCGGCCCGGCACCGGAGCCGAACATGACCGTCTTCTGGTCCAAGGACTTGCCGGACGGCTTCAAGAAATTCTGTGCCAAGGTCAGCGTCGACACCAGCAGCGTTCAGTACGAAAACGACGACTTGCTCCGCGAAAGCCGCGGCGACGACGCGGCCATCGCCTGCTGCGTCAGCGGCATGGCCGTCGGCAAGGAGATGCAGCTCTTCGGGGCGCGCGTCAATCTCGCCAAGTGCCTCCTCTATGCCATCAACGGCGGGCGCGACGAGCTGACGGGCAAGCAGGTCATGCCCGCCTTCGCGCCGATCGAAGGCGATGTGCTCGACGAAAAGGCCGTGCTTGAGCGGTTCGACAAGGCGATGGACTGGCTGGCCGGCGTGTACGTGAACGCGATGAACTGCATTCACTACATGCACGACAAGTACGCCTACGAGCGCGTCGAGATGGCCCTGCACGATTACAACCCGAAGCGGACCATGGCCTTCGGCATCGCGGGTCTGTCGGTCGTCGCCGACTCGCTGAGCGCGATCAAGCACGCGACCGTCAAGGCCAAGCGCGACGCGACCGGACTCGTGACCGACTACGAGATCGAGGGCGACTTCCCGACCTATGGCAACAACGACGACCGGGCCGACGATATCGCCGCGTGGCTCATGGGTCAGTTCATGAGCAAGCTGCGGAAGCACCCGACTTACCGCGACGCGACGCACACGCAGAGCGTTCTGACGATCACGAGCAACGTTGTCTACGGCAAGGCCACCGGCTCCACACCCGACGGTCGCAAGGCGGGCGAGCCGTTCGCGCCCGGTGCCAACCCGATGCACGGCCGCGACGCTGAGGGGTACATCGCGAGTGCCTTGTCCGTCGCCAAGCTGCCGTACGCCGAGGCGCAGGACGGCATCAGCTTGACCAACACAGTCCTGCCGTCAGCCCTCGGCAGCAACAAGGACGACCAGGTCGCCAACCTGGCCGGCTGCCTCGACGGCTACTTCGGCTCGGGCGGGTTCCACATGAACGTCAACGTGCTCGACCGCGAAACACTCCTCGACGCGATGGCCAATCCGGAGAACTACCCACAGCTCACCGTCCGCGTCAGCGGCTACGCAGTGAACTTCGTGAAGCTCACGCCCGAGCAACAACAGGACGTCGTCGACCGGACGTTCCACGAGAAGCTGTGA
- a CDS encoding helix-turn-helix transcriptional regulator — translation MLEPLQAAESVVDALNHAMDLDGPPRERVLTLLRDFQRLLTGRSEVYDMQLILHDQLKRKEGPWIVERIPTGPILDRIEPRPDSEPQAVIDSAAPVVRMIIPEAIQHLRRPRVFIVSEDLPVTYRGWWEREIVDKFLKPYGWTDLMIAVWAAGPDSMLGLTSYGRQGMPRFTQEQKRLSSLMLRAAAPMLYREFFDANFADAPAEPPPGKPAGNSAHWDPLFGHELSERQRDVLRLLLRGHSEKEAAAELGVSAHTVHTHVKRLYAEFDVSSRGELLALFVDRRLLDAA, via the coding sequence ATGCTCGAACCGCTTCAAGCGGCTGAAAGCGTCGTCGACGCACTCAATCACGCGATGGACCTCGATGGCCCGCCGCGCGAACGCGTGCTGACCTTGCTCCGCGACTTCCAACGCCTCCTCACCGGCCGCTCCGAGGTCTACGACATGCAGCTGATCCTTCACGATCAGCTCAAGCGAAAGGAAGGCCCGTGGATCGTCGAGCGCATCCCGACTGGGCCGATCCTCGATCGCATCGAGCCGCGACCCGACAGCGAGCCCCAGGCCGTCATCGACTCGGCCGCTCCGGTCGTGCGGATGATCATTCCTGAGGCGATCCAACACCTGCGCAGGCCACGCGTCTTCATCGTCAGCGAAGACCTGCCAGTGACCTACCGCGGCTGGTGGGAGCGCGAGATCGTCGACAAGTTCCTCAAGCCGTACGGCTGGACCGACCTCATGATCGCCGTCTGGGCCGCCGGACCTGACAGCATGCTCGGTCTAACCAGCTACGGCCGCCAGGGCATGCCACGATTCACGCAGGAACAGAAACGCCTCAGCTCGCTCATGCTCCGTGCGGCCGCACCGATGCTCTATCGCGAGTTTTTCGACGCCAACTTCGCCGACGCGCCCGCCGAGCCGCCGCCAGGCAAACCTGCCGGCAACTCGGCCCATTGGGATCCGCTCTTCGGGCACGAGCTGTCCGAACGCCAACGCGATGTGCTGCGGCTGCTCCTGCGCGGCCACAGCGAAAAAGAGGCGGCCGCAGAACTCGGCGTCAGCGCGCACACGGTGCACACGCACGTCAAACGCCTCTACGCCGAGTTCGACGTCAGCAGCCGCGGCGAACTCCTGGCCCTCTTCGTCGACCGACGCCTGCTCGACGCGGCGTGA
- a CDS encoding TIM barrel protein — MHARRDGKLRLAMESGRDLRSSAEAAGRRQFDALSVEASAIAGLDSASARRELRATLSKHGLQAGVLRHRVSGRGLSETCDVDRFVDELAKSLTAARDCGFACVACDLGQVPSRPTTTPAPKAKAPDAGLLILPGADEIAKFGQGDVSEPSKPADADHVALAEEALRVVATHADRLTLPVAFGTTLASDDDLSALLSAVDCRLFGRELDPASSLDALSHDVASVVALTPPLLHVVGSDAQGHGVRQRACKLGEGDVPWAELADVLRQADFGGFVTLPHGAPAALPA, encoded by the coding sequence ATGCACGCACGACGCGACGGCAAGCTGCGGCTCGCGATGGAAAGCGGACGCGATCTGCGTTCCTCAGCCGAGGCGGCGGGACGACGACAGTTTGATGCGCTGTCGGTCGAAGCGAGCGCCATCGCTGGTCTCGACTCGGCCTCGGCCCGGCGTGAGCTTCGGGCGACGCTCTCCAAGCACGGACTTCAGGCTGGCGTCCTCCGGCATCGCGTGAGCGGTCGCGGCCTGTCGGAGACGTGCGACGTCGACCGATTCGTGGACGAGCTTGCGAAATCGCTGACGGCCGCACGCGACTGTGGGTTTGCGTGCGTCGCGTGCGATCTCGGGCAGGTTCCGAGTCGGCCGACCACGACGCCCGCGCCGAAAGCCAAGGCACCCGACGCCGGCCTGCTGATTCTGCCCGGGGCCGACGAGATCGCGAAGTTCGGCCAGGGCGACGTCAGCGAGCCCTCGAAGCCCGCCGACGCCGATCACGTCGCGTTGGCCGAGGAAGCTCTTCGCGTCGTCGCCACCCATGCAGATCGTCTGACGTTGCCCGTCGCGTTCGGCACGACGTTGGCGAGCGACGACGACCTTTCGGCGCTGCTGTCGGCGGTCGACTGCCGGCTGTTCGGACGCGAGCTGGACCCGGCGTCGAGTCTCGACGCGCTGTCGCACGACGTGGCGAGCGTGGTCGCGCTGACGCCACCGTTGCTGCACGTCGTCGGCAGCGACGCGCAGGGTCACGGCGTTCGTCAGCGCGCTTGCAAGCTTGGCGAGGGCGACGTGCCGTGGGCGGAACTCGCTGATGTGCTGCGCCAAGCCGACTTCGGCGGCTTCGTCACGCTGCCACACGGCGCGCCGGCTGCGTTGCCGGCGTAG
- a CDS encoding pyridoxamine 5'-phosphate oxidase family protein produces MQDANWTAALTNGLSHEGDGPHLCVLATVDGQMKPMARCMYCREVTEDGQLIFVSDRRTRKDQHLRERPDAEVVFWLESQRTQFRVRGHAVVVGAEMDDYMRQTWWSKISDESRAIFKGLGNGWELAEGEPTKVTADTPMPSTFEMLVLNPEEVEMLVLKEQPQIRRAWSKSGDDWSQSD; encoded by the coding sequence ATGCAAGACGCCAACTGGACCGCCGCCCTGACCAACGGCCTTTCCCACGAGGGCGACGGGCCGCACCTGTGCGTCCTGGCCACCGTCGACGGGCAGATGAAGCCGATGGCCCGGTGCATGTACTGCCGCGAAGTGACCGAGGACGGGCAGCTCATCTTCGTCAGCGATCGCCGCACGCGCAAGGACCAACACCTCCGCGAGCGGCCGGACGCCGAAGTCGTCTTCTGGCTCGAGAGTCAGCGCACGCAGTTCCGCGTTCGCGGCCATGCCGTCGTCGTCGGGGCAGAGATGGACGACTACATGCGGCAGACGTGGTGGTCCAAAATCAGCGACGAGAGCCGGGCCATCTTCAAGGGCCTTGGCAACGGCTGGGAGCTTGCAGAGGGTGAGCCGACGAAAGTCACCGCCGACACGCCGATGCCGTCGACGTTCGAAATGCTGGTGCTGAATCCGGAAGAGGTCGAGATGCTGGTCTTGAAGGAGCAGCCGCAGATCCGCAGAGCCTGGAGCAAGAGCGGCGACGACTGGTCGCAGAGCGACTAG
- a CDS encoding OFA family MFS transporter, translated as MLTQTPEVQPAAPAAPSHKNRWLIAASGVGIHICIGSVYAYSVMTQPVSEVLGAESDAVKVSFSIAIAFVGISAAFLGHFVEKHGPRAAGRLSATCFGLGLIGAGVAVQLQSLWLFYLTYGVLGGIGLGVGYITPVSTLVKWFPDKRGLATGLAIMGFGFASMIAAPVMANLFQADGSGESAAVYSAWSVSRTFFLLGGVYAVVMLLSAQYLSPPPAGYQPRGFDPDAAGGSKPARRDLAQLTANQALGTRRFYYMWVMLFINVTCGIAIISIASPMVETMIDLDPIAAGTLVGILGIFNGLGRIGWASASDYLGRALTFSLFFVIQIVAFVLLANVTSTLVFQVLLCLVLTCYGGGFATLPAFLGDLFGTRQLGAIHGYTLTAWAAAGIAGPSMIIPAVGWLAGEAGTSSYYSAVLYILAGLFVVAFVVSLLMAADIRSKRRLLDPA; from the coding sequence ATGTTGACGCAAACCCCTGAAGTGCAGCCGGCCGCTCCTGCTGCACCGTCGCACAAGAACCGCTGGCTCATCGCCGCAAGCGGTGTCGGCATCCACATCTGCATCGGCAGCGTCTACGCGTACAGCGTCATGACCCAGCCGGTCAGCGAAGTGCTCGGGGCTGAGTCAGACGCGGTGAAGGTCAGCTTCAGCATCGCCATCGCCTTCGTCGGCATCTCGGCGGCGTTTCTGGGGCACTTTGTCGAGAAGCACGGGCCACGCGCAGCCGGCAGGCTCTCGGCGACGTGTTTCGGGCTCGGCCTGATCGGGGCGGGCGTCGCGGTGCAGCTGCAGTCGCTGTGGCTCTTCTACCTGACGTACGGCGTGCTCGGTGGCATCGGGCTCGGCGTCGGGTACATCACGCCCGTCAGCACACTCGTCAAGTGGTTCCCCGACAAGCGCGGCCTCGCGACGGGCCTGGCGATCATGGGCTTCGGCTTCGCCTCGATGATCGCCGCGCCGGTCATGGCCAACCTGTTCCAGGCAGACGGCTCCGGCGAGTCGGCGGCGGTCTACTCGGCGTGGAGCGTGTCGCGGACGTTCTTCCTGCTCGGCGGCGTCTACGCGGTCGTGATGCTCCTCTCCGCGCAGTACCTCAGTCCGCCGCCCGCCGGATATCAGCCACGCGGCTTCGACCCGGACGCCGCTGGTGGCAGCAAGCCTGCTCGTCGCGACCTCGCCCAGTTGACTGCCAACCAAGCCCTCGGGACAAGGCGGTTTTACTACATGTGGGTGATGCTGTTCATCAACGTCACCTGCGGTATCGCAATCATCAGCATCGCCTCGCCGATGGTCGAGACGATGATCGACCTCGACCCGATCGCGGCCGGGACGCTCGTGGGTATCTTGGGCATCTTCAACGGCTTGGGCCGCATCGGCTGGGCGTCTGCCAGCGACTACCTCGGCAGGGCGCTGACGTTCAGTCTGTTCTTCGTCATCCAGATCGTCGCCTTCGTGCTGCTGGCGAACGTGACGAGCACGCTCGTCTTCCAAGTCCTGCTGTGCCTCGTGCTGACGTGCTACGGCGGCGGCTTCGCGACGCTGCCGGCGTTTCTGGGCGACCTGTTTGGCACCAGGCAGCTCGGGGCCATCCACGGCTACACGCTCACCGCCTGGGCGGCGGCCGGCATCGCCGGGCCGAGCATGATCATCCCGGCCGTCGGCTGGCTCGCGGGCGAAGCCGGGACATCAAGCTACTACTCGGCCGTGCTGTACATCCTGGCCGGTCTGTTCGTGGTCGCGTTCGTCGTCTCGCTGCTCATGGCGGCCGACATCCGCAGCAAGCGACGACTGTTGGATCCAGCCTGA
- the tadA gene encoding tRNA adenosine(34) deaminase TadA, whose product MPVDAEAWMRLALAEADAAEREGDVPVGCVVLDENGTVIGRGRNRREQDEDPSAHAEIVAMRQASAAVGSWRLVGCTLVVTLEPCVMCAGAIVNARVPHVVYGCHDPKAGAAGSLMNLIDDPRLNHQATITSGVLEDECAERLRAFFRKQRSLGKK is encoded by the coding sequence TTGCCCGTCGACGCCGAAGCCTGGATGCGTCTGGCCCTCGCCGAGGCGGACGCGGCCGAGCGTGAAGGCGACGTGCCCGTCGGGTGCGTCGTCCTCGACGAGAACGGCACCGTCATCGGCCGCGGTCGAAATCGTCGCGAGCAGGATGAGGATCCGTCCGCCCACGCCGAGATCGTCGCCATGCGTCAGGCGTCGGCCGCTGTCGGCTCGTGGCGGTTGGTCGGCTGCACGCTGGTCGTGACGCTGGAACCGTGCGTCATGTGTGCCGGGGCGATCGTCAACGCCCGCGTGCCACACGTCGTCTATGGCTGCCACGACCCCAAAGCCGGCGCGGCGGGCAGCCTGATGAACCTCATCGACGACCCGCGGCTCAACCACCAGGCCACCATCACGTCCGGCGTGCTTGAAGACGAGTGCGCCGAACGCCTGCGAGCCTTCTTCCGCAAGCAGCGGAGCCTCGGGAAGAAGTAA